Proteins co-encoded in one Lolium rigidum isolate FL_2022 unplaced genomic scaffold, APGP_CSIRO_Lrig_0.1 contig_69151_1, whole genome shotgun sequence genomic window:
- the LOC124682148 gene encoding homeobox-leucine zipper protein HOX12-like, with protein sequence MTSEEEERLMFPSFLFPEIFPADAATPDSGAEQKKASRQRRRRNARPVVEGDGDDTAAKKRRLSDDQAQFLEMSFRKERKLETPRKVQLAAELGLDTKQVAVWFQNRRARYKSKLIEEEFSKLRAAHDAVVVHNCHLEAELLRLKEKLAETEEEKGKAMAAAVTAGVGASSPTSSSFSTVTHHAEMVDQFEMDDAEADLAYMSEYAYNSYMMDMTAGGYLGGLYDQFS encoded by the exons ATGACCTCCGAGGAGGAAGAGAGACTGATGTTCCCGTCGTTCCTCTTTCCGGAGATTTTCCCGGCGGACGCGGCCACACCAGACTCCG GTGCCGAGCAGAAGAAGGCTAGCCGGCAGCGGCGAAGGCGGAATGCTCGTCCGGTGGTGGAGGGCGATGGCGACGACACCGCAGCGAAGAAGCGGCGTCTGAGCGACGATCAAGCACAGTTCCTTGAGATGAGCTTCAGGAAGGAGCGGAAGCTTGAGACCCCGCGCAAGGTGCAGCTCGCCGCCGAGCTTGGCCTCGACACCAAGCAGGTGGCCGTGTGGTTCCAGAACCGCCGCGCCCGATACAAGAGCAAGCTCATAGAGGAAGAGTTCTCCAAGCTGCGCGCGGCCCACGACGCCGTCGTCGTCCACAACTGTCACCTCGAGGCCGAG CTTCTGAGGCTCAAGGAGAAGTTGGCCGAGacagaggaggagaagggcaaggcCATGGCTGCGGCGGTGACCGCAGGCGTCGGGGCCAGCAGCCCGACCTCGTCGTCGTTCTCAACGGTGACGCACCACGCGGAGATGGTGGATCAGTTCGAGATGGATgatgcggaggccgacctcgcctaCATGAGCGAGTACGCCTACAACAGCTACATGATGGACATGACGGCCGGCGGATACCTCGGAGGCCTCTACGATCAATTCAGCTGA